A segment of the Candidatus Brevundimonas phytovorans genome:
GCATCCTGCCCTGCGCGCGCCCGAAGGCGCCGATTTCCGCGCCCTGGGCGAGGCCGTCTCGGCCGAGGTCGAGGCCGTGCGCGCCCAGATGCGCGACTACGCCCATGCGGTCCGGTCCAGCATCGAGACCGGCGCGACCGGGCGGCCCTTCGAGGCCGTGGTCCATGTCGGGATCGGCGGCTCCGACCTGGGGCCGCGTCTGATCTGGGACGCCCTGCGCCCGCTCGACCCCGCCATCGACCTGCGCTTCGTCGGCAATGTCGATCCCCGCGACATGGCCGAGGCCCTGACCGGGCTCAAGCCGGAGACCACCCTGGTCGTCATCGTCTCCAAGACCTTCACCACGCAAGAAACCCTGATCAACGCCGAGGCTGCGCGAGCCTGGCTCGCTGCGGCCCTGCCGCCAGAGGGGCTGAACCGACATGTCGTCGGCGTCACCGCCGCGCCGGAGAAGGCCGCCGCCTTTGGCTGCGGTCGCACCTTTGCGTTTCGAGACTGGGTCGGCGGACGCTATTCCCTGTGGTCGGCGGTCAGCCTCAGTTGCGCCATCGGCCTGGGCTGGGACGTCTTCCAGGGCTTCCTCGACGGCGCCGCCGCACTGGACCGGCACTTCCTCGAGGCCCCGCTGGGGGCCAACGCCCCGGTCCTGCTGGCCCTGGCCCAGATCTACAATGTCGACGGCCTGCATCGCCCCGCCCGCACCGTGGCACCCTACGCCCACGCCCTGCGCCGCCTGCCCGCCTTCCTGCAGCAGCTGGAGATGGAATCGAACGGCAAGCGGGTGCGCCGCGACGGCTCGCCGGTGGGCCGCGCGACCTGCCCCGTCGTCTTCGGCGAGCCCGGCACCAACGGCCAGCACGCCTTCTTCCAGCAGATCCATCAGGGACCGCAGGTGGTCCCCGCCGAGTTCATCATCGTCGCCAGCACTCTCAATGGCGCGTCAGAGAGCCCGCTCTGGGCCAACGCCCTGGCCCAGGGTCAGGCTTTGATGCAGGGCAAGACCGAGGCCCAGGCCCACGCCGAACTGATCGCCTCAGGCGCCTCTCAGGTCGAGGCCGACCGCCTGGCCCCGCACAAGACCTTCCCCGGCAATCGGCCCTCCACCGCCATCCTGATGGACCGCCTGACGCCCCAGACCCTGGGCGCGTTGATCGCCCTCTATGAGCACAAGACCTTCGTCGAGGGCGTGATCTGGGACATCAACAGCTTCGACCAGTGGGGCGTCGAACTGGGCAAGGTTCTGGCCAAGGCCGTGCTCAAGGACGTGGTCGCCGGCGCCCCCTCTCCCGCCCTCGACCCCTCCACCGCGGCCCTGCTCCGCCGATTGATCGCCTGAGCGGCGCCCGTCCCCCGACGCGAAAAAGGCCCGGCGTCGCCGCCGGGCCTTTCCTTGTTTCAGCGCCGGCCCTTACCAGCGGCGATCATAGCGATAGTCGCGGTCGCGGCGGTTCTGATGGCTGCGCCACTCGCCCTGGTTCCGCCAGTAGCGGCCGTCACGATAGTAGCCGCCGTTGTGCGGATTGCGGTCCCACTGGCTCTGGGTCCGATAGCAGCGGCCGCCGCGATAGTAGTCGCATCGGTCGCGGTCGTTGTCGGACGAGGCCACGGCGCCCAGGGCCGCCCCGGCCAGGGCGCCGCCGGCGATATAGCGGCCGTCGCCTTGGCCGATCAGAGCGCCCGCCACGCCGCCGACGACCGCGCCAAGCACGGCGTCACGGCCGGTATTGTCGCGATCGCGGTCGCGATAGGACTGGGCGGCGGCGGGGGTGGTCGCCAGCATGGTCAGGGCGATGGCGCCGACGCCGATCTTGGAAATGGTCTTCATGGCGGGCTCCTTTCGAAAGCCGGTTGATCCGTTGCCTCCTTTTTAGAAAGGCTCCGCTGAACGCCCCCAAGGGGGCCTGTTCATATTCAAGTCATCTGGACCGGATCGCACCCGCCGGAATTCGCGCATCGCCGCCCTTGACGGTCCCCCAACCGCCCCCTAACTCCCGTCCCGTTAGCACTCGGGGAGGGCGGCTGCCAAAAGCCGCTGGTTCCGGGGCTTAATCGACACCTATTGGGAGATCATCAGATGGCGTTTCGTCCTCTCGGCGACCGCGTGCTGGTCAAGCGCGTTGAAGAAGAATCCAAGACCAAGGGCGGGATCATCATCCCCGACACGGCCAAGGAAAAGCCGCAGGAAGGCGAAGTCGTCGCCGTCGGCCCCGGCGTCCGTGACGAAGACGGCAAGCACGTCGCTCTGGAACTGAAGGCCGGCGACCGCATCCTGTTCGGCAAGTGGTCGGGCACGGAAGTGAAGATCGATGGCGACGACCTGATCATCATGAAGGAATCCGACGTCCTGGGCGTGCTGTCGTAAGCACTCTGGGTTTCCGGTTTCTCTCGTAAAAACATCTAGATAGGAGCTGCCCGCATGGCCGCTAAAATCGTAAAGTTCAACACTGACGCCCGCGACAAGATGCTGAAGGGCGTCAACGTCCTGGCTGACGCCGTCAAGGTGACGCTCGGTCCCAAGGGCCGCAACGTCGTGATCCAGAAGTCCTTCGGCGCGCCGCGCTCGACCAAGGACGGCGTCTCGGTCGCCAAGGAAATCGAGCTGGAAGACGCCTTCGAGAACATGGGCGCCCAGATGATCCGCGAAGTCGCCTCCAAGGCGAACGACAACGCGGGCGACGGCACCACCACCGCCACCGTCCTGGCTCAGGCCATCGTGCAAGAGGGCCTCAAGGCCGTCGCCGCCGGCATGAACCCGATGGACCTGAAGCGCGGCATCGACCAGGCCGTCGCCGTGGCCCTGGACGAGGTCAAGGCCATCTCCAAGCCGGTCTCGAACAACTCGGAAATCGCCCAGGTCGGCACCATCTCGGCCAACGGCGACGCTGAAATCGGCGAGCTGATCGCCCTGGCCATGGCCAAGGTCGGCAACGAAGGCGTCATCACGGTCGAAGAAGCCAAGACGGCTGAAACCACCGTCGACATCGTCGAAGGCATGCAGTTCGACCGCGGCTACCTGTCGCCCTACTTCATCACCAACGCGGACAAGATGGAGGTCGCCCTCGAAGAGCCCCTCATCCTGCTCCACGAGAAGAAGCTGACCTCGCTGCAGCCCATGCTGCCGGTGCTGGAAGCCGTGGTTCAGTCGGGCCGTCCCCTGCTGATCATCGCCGAGGACATCGAAGGCGAAGCCCTGGCCACCCTGGTGGTCAACAAGCTGCGTGGCGGCCTGCGCGTCGCCGCCGTCAAGGCGCCGGGCTTCGGCGACCGCCGCAAGGCCATGCTGGAAGACATCGCCATCCTGACGGGCGGCCAGGTCATCTCGGAAGACCTCGGCATCAAGCTTGAGACCGTCACGCTCGACATGCTCGGCAAGGCCAAGAAGGTCCAGATCACCAAGGACGACACCACCATCGTGGAAGGCGCTGGTGAAAAAGACGGCATCGAAGCCCGCGTCTCGCAGATCAAGCGTCAGATCGAGGACACCACCTCGGACTACGACAAGGAAAAACTGCAAGAGCGTCTGGCCAAGCTGGCTGGCGGCGTCGCCGTCCTGCGCGTCGGCGGCTCGACCGAAGTCGAAGTGAAGGAAAAGAAGGACCGCGTCGACGACGCCCTGAACGCCACCCGCGCCGCTGCCGATGAAGGCATCGTCCCGGGCGGCGGCGTGGCCCTGCTGCAAGCCTCCAAGAAGCTGATCGATCTGAAGGGCGCCAACGCCGATCAGAACGCCGGTATCGCCATCGTCCGCCGCGCCCTGCAGGCTCCGATCCGTCAGATCTCGGAAAACTCGGGCGTCGAAGGCTCGATCGTGGTCGGCAAGGTGATGGAATCCTCCGACGCCTCGTTCGGCTTCAACGCCCAGACCGAAGAGTACGGCGACCTCGTCCAGATGGGCGTGATCGATCCGGCCAAGGTCGTCCGTTCGGCTCTGAAGTCGGCCGCCTCGGTCGCCGGCATCATGATCACCACGGAAGCCGCTATCGCTGACGCCCCCAAGAAGGGCGGCGCCGGCGCCCCCGACATGGGCGGCATGGGCGGCATGGGCGGCATGGACTTCTAAGTCCAAGCTGACCAAGGCTAGAACCAGGGAAGGCGGGATCGAAAGGTCCCGCCTTTTTCTATGCGCCGCGCCTCTCCCTCCCCTTCATGGGGAGGGTGGCTGAGGCCGTCAGGCCGAAGCCGGGTGGGGGCAGCAGAGCAAATCAGACGTTGCGCTTTGCATCGCCTCGCCCTCCCCACCCGGTCTACGCTTCGCCGGCTATGGGTAGCAAACACACCTTGACAGCCGGGACAGTAGGAACCGCTGCCATTATGATGTGGGGATGGCAAATTCGATCATTCCTTTTGGCACCGAGCATTCTGTCGCTCTGCATGCCCTGGTCCGCAGGCGTGCCGAGTTGGACGGCGACTTGGAGAGACAGCAGGGGAAGCTGCGCGAACTTCACCAGGCGATCCAACACCTGGACGCAGTGCTCGTGCTGCTCAAACCTGACATCGACCTGAGCAAGATAGCCCCGAAACGCGGCCGGCCGCTACTTGCTGCCGCCCCGGGGGAGATCACCGGCATCGTCGTTGATCATCTGAGAGAAGCCGACGGACCGGTTACATCGAGAGCGCTGGCGCGTGCAGTGGTTGAGAGGCGAGACCTCGACCTCGCTGACATGAAGCTGGAAGTCACGATGGCCAAACGCGTTCGAGCCTGTCTGAGGCCCTTGCGACTGGCCGGACGGGTGCGCGCTGTGCCGATTGAGGCGGGACAGCAGGGCTGGGTCCTGGTGACCCGGCAAGTCAAACAAGCTGTTGCCGGTGCGACGGAGTTGGGCCGATGAACAGCCTGTCCTTCTTTCACGGAAACCAACTCTGCCAGATCGCCCCAGAGCGCGATGGCGAAGGCTTCATCGGACTGCGAAACGGCCGAGTTGTTGCCACCGCGCCTGACCGCGCCAGTGTGGCTCGGGCGTTGATCAAGGCGGCGCGCTGGCGAAAGGATCAGACCGAGGAAGCGGTGGCGGTGCCTTAAAAGTGAATGGCCAGACACGCAGCAAAGGCAGCCCTTGCGGCCATATACCGGAAAAGGGGCGGGCTAAGACATTCGCGTCAGCGTGGCACCAAGTGTTCGTTGCTGTTCTCTTGAACCGTGCTATTGGGCGGCATGGTTCGATCGGCGAACAGATACGGCGTCACGGCGGCGCTCTTTGCGCTGTTCGTCGCCGTCTTCGTTCTGATCCCGACCTTCGATGCTGCGGCATGCGCCGTGGAACTGGAACCCGCCCATCCGGCGGCGTCAGTCGCCGACGACGGTGGCGATCTGCCCTCTGAACCCGACGACCATGCCATTTGTTCGCACGGCCATTGCCACCACAGCGGAACCGCGATGCCGTCCTCGACCCAATCGGTGTCGGTGACGGCTGCCGTCGCGCCGAGTCTGTTGCGCCCCACCGATGAGCCCTTGGCGTCTCGCGCGCCCAGTGGTCTGGAACGCCCTCCCAGAGCCTGACGATGCCCTGCGCCTGATGGCGCTCGTCAATCGTTTGGAACTGCTGGGACATGGAACATGCCACCCCTGAAATCTGGTCGGTCGCGTCTCGCGATCGGCTGCGCCGTGGTCGCGATGGCGACAGCGGTCACCGGCCCTGCCTGGGCCGATCCCGCGCCCTCGTTCGAGGCGCTGCTTGAACGCATCGGCCTGACGCCGACAACCGTGGAGGCCGGCGCTCTGCTCGACGCGGCCGAGGCTCGAGTCCGTCAGGCGCGCGTTCGCCCCAACCCCGAACTGGGGCTGGAGGCGGAAAACGCCTTCGGCAGCGGTCCCTTCTCCGGCTACGACAACGCCGAAACGACCCTGTCCTTGTCCCAGGACCTGGAACTGTGGGGCCGTCGCGGCGCGCGGGTCGAGGTCGCGAGAGCCGATGCGGGCACGGCGGGTCTGAGGCGTGACCTGGCGACCGTCGAGGCGGGGGCCAGGCTGGCCTTGGTCTATGCCGAGGCGGAAGCCGCACAGCGACGGTTCCTGCTGGCTGAAGAGGCCCTGACGGTCACTATCGCCGATACCCGCGCGGCGCTGATCCTGGTCGAAGAGGGGCGCGAGCCCCTGCTGCGCGGCATCCAGGGCGAAAGCGAAGCCGCCGCCGCCCGCGCGACCCTAGACGAGGCGGAGGCGGAACGGGACGCGGCGTTCGCGCGGCTGACCGCCGTGGCGATGCTGCCGAAGCCAGTCACCTCGATCGACACCAGCCTGATCGACCGGGTGCCCGCCGCAGCGGGCGTGACGCCCGGCGCGACGCCGCAGGTCCGCGTGGCCGAGGCCGAGCGGGCGGCGGCCGAAAGCCGGATCGAGGTCGAACGCATCCGCGCCCGGCCCGACGTCCGCGCCTCGGTCGGCGTGCGTCGCTACGAGGCCGAGGACGCGACCGCCCTGACCTTCGGGCTCAGCGTCCCCCTGCCGCTGTTCGACCGGAACCGGGGCAATATCGAAGCCGCCCAGGCGGACTTTCGCGCCGCCGACGCCCGTCTGATGGGCGCGCGTCAGGAAGCGGAGGCGGATCGCAATGCCGCCGAAGCGCGTCTCAGAGCGTCCGTCAGCCGCGTCACCGCCAGCGACGCCGGCGTCACGGCCGCGGAGGAAGCCTATCGCCTCTCGCGGATCGGGTTCGAGGCGGGGCGCATCTCGCAACTGGAACTGCGGTCTTCCCGCGCCGCCCTCATCGCCGCCCGCAACGCCGCCGTGGACGCCCGCCTCGCGCGGGTCCGGGCCGAAATCGACCTCGCGCGCCTTCAAGGCCGCGCCCCGTTTGGAACATCGCTATGAAACGCACACCACAGATCAGTAAGACTTGGCTGATGGCCGGGGTGGCCGCCGTCGTCGTCCTGGGTGGCGCGGGGCTTTATGCCATGACCCGCTCTCCCGCCGAGGCTCCGGCGGCGGAGGGTGAAGCCGGACATTCCGAGGAGGAAGGCGAGCACGCCGAGGGCGAGGAAGCGGGCGGCGAAGAAGGTGTCGTCGTCTTGACGGCGGCCCAGATTACCGCCGCCAACATCGCGATCGTCGCCGTCACCGGCGGTGGCGGCGGCGAGACGCGCCTGTCGGGCCGGGTCGAACCGATGATCGACGCCAGGGCCGCCGTCGCCGCGTCCGTTGGCGGGCGGGTCGAACGCGTCCTGGTGGCTCCGGGCCGGTCCGTGCGCGCGGGGCAGCCGCTGGCCATCCTCGTCAGCGGCGACGCCGCCAGCCTTCGCGCTGACGCAGACGCGGCCCAGGCCAATGCCATCGCCGCCGAGCAGGCGCATAGCCGCGAAGAGAGCCTGGCCGATCAGGGCGTCGTGGCTCGCCGCGATGCAGAGGTCGCCCATGCCCAAGCGCTCAGCGCCCAGGCAGCAGCCCGCGCCGCACGCGCGCGCGCCTCGGCCGCCGGCTCGCCCAACGCCTCGGGGCGGCTCAGCGTGACCAGCCCGATCTCGGGTGTCGTCACCAGTGTCCAGGTCGGGCCGGGCGGTTTCGCCGCCCAGGGCGGGGTGATCGCAGAGGTCACCAACCCCGCGCGGGTCGAGATCGTCTTCAACGCTCCGCCGGCGCTCGCCGCCCAGGTTAGAGCAGGCAGCGCTATCCGAGTGCAGGGACCGGCCGGAGAGTTCGATGCCGTCGTCACCGGCGTCGCCGCCGGAGCCGGTGCCGAGAGCGGCGCGACCGTCATTCGCGCGCGGCCGACGGGGGGTGTGCTGCCGCCCGCCGGATCGGCGGTGTCGGGGACGGTCGTCACCGGTGGCGCTGTCAGTGGCCTAACCGTTCCGTCCGACGCGATCCAGACCGTCGAAGGCGCGAGCGTCGTCTTCGTGCGAACCGCCGGAGGTTTCCGCGCAGTCCCGGTCCTTGCGGGTCGGCAGGCGGGAGATCGCACGGAAATCCTGAGCGGCCTGACCGGGGCCGAGCGCATCGCCGGGGCCAACGCCTTCCTCCTGAAAGCCGAACTCGCCAAGGGCGAGGCCGAGCACGGCCACTAGGGGCGACGATCATGTTTACAGCCATCATCCAAGCGTCGGTCCGGTTCCGCTGGTTCGTCATCATCGCCGTCAGCCTTGTCGCGGCCCTGGGTCTGTTCGAACTGACCAAGCTGCCCATCGACGCGGTGCCCGACATCACCAACCGTCAGGTGCAGATCACAACGGTCGCCCCGGCCCTCGCGCCCGAGCAGATTGAGCGCCAGGTCACCTATCCGCTGGAGACGGCCCTGGCCGGCATCCCAGGCCTGACCAGCACCCGGTCGCTGTCGCGCAACGGGTTCAGCCAGATCACCGCGATCTTCACCGACCAGACCGACATCTACTTCGCCCGCCAGCAGGTCGCCGAACGACTCGCTGCCGCGTCGGAGGGCCTGCCCGAAGGCGTGGAGCCCGGCCTGTCGCCGATCACCACGGGCCTGGGCGAGGTGCTGATGTGGACGGTCGATTATGTGCCGTTCACGACCGAGACCTTATCCCGACCCGGTCAGCCCGGCTGGCAGGCGGGTGGTGTCTATCTGACCCCCGAGGGCGAACGCCTTACCACGCCCCAGCAGCGCGCGACCTATCTGCGCACGGTTCAGGACTGGATCATCGCGCCGCAGATGCGCACCACCAGCGGCCTCGCCGGGGTGGATACCGTCGGCGGCTACGTCAAGGAATACGCCGTCCGGCCCAATGCCTCACAGCTTGCCGCCTATGGCCTCGGCCTTAACGATCTGGTCGAAGCCGTCGAGCGCGCTAATACCCAGGCGGGCGCCGGCTATATCCAGCGCGCGGGAGAGGCCCTGGTCGTCCGCACCGACGCCCTGGCCCTGACGATCGACGATCTGGCCCAGGCCCCGGTCGTCAATCGTGGCGGTCTGGTCGTCCGGGTCGCCGACGTCGCCACGGTCGAGATCGGTCAGGCCCCGCGCCTGGGCGGCGCCAGCCGAGACGGGCACGAAGCGGTTCTCGGCACGGCCCTGATGATCGCGGGCGGCAACAGCCGGACCGTGGCCCAGGCCGCCGCCGAACGGCTGGCGGAGGTGGACGACAGCCTGCCGCCGGGCATCGTCGCCCTGCCGGTGCTGAACCGCAGCGAACTGGTCAACTCGACCATCTCGACCGTGGCCCGAAACCTGACCGAGGGCGCGCTTCTGGTCGTGGTCGTGCTGTTCCTGCTGCTCGGCAACATTCGCGCCGCGACGATCACCGCCCTGATGATACCGCTGTCCTTCCTGTTCGCCGTCATCGGCATGAACCGGTTCGGCATCAGCGGAAACCTGATGAGCCTGGGCGCCCTCGACTTCGGCCTGATGGTCGATGGGGCGGTCGTCGTGATCGAGAACACCCTGTTGATGCTGACCCAACGTCGGGCGGCGGTTGGGCGGATGCTCACCCGGCATGAGCGTCTGGACGTCGCGGTCCAGTCGGCGCGCCAGATGGTCAAGCCCGCCGCTTTCGGCCAGCTAATCATCCTGCTCGTGTTTGCGCCCCTGCTGATGCTGGAAGGCGTCGAGGGCAAGACGTTCCAGCCCATGGGCGCGACCGTCATGCTGGCCCTGGTCGGAGCCTTCATCTTCTCCTTCACCTTCGTGCCTGCCATGACGGCATTGCTCGTGCGCGATCCCAAGACGGTCCACGTCGATGCGGACGGTCAGGCGGTCGAACACGAAACCTGGATTCTGCGCTTTGCCCGCCGGTTCATTCAGCCGGCGATCAAGGCGGCGGTCGCGCGGCCCAAGGTCGTTCTGATCTCGGCCGTCGCAACGCTGGCCATCGGCGCGGTCTCCTTCATGTCCCTGGGTCGCGAGTTCATCCCGACGCTCGACGAAGGCGACATCGCCATGCAGGCGCTGCGCGTTCCCTCGGCGTCTTTGGAACAATCCTTGGCCATGCAGATGGCCTTGGAACGCGCCATCAAGGCCCAGCCCGAGGTCGAGACCATGTTCTCGCGCACCGGCACGGCCGAGGCGGCGGTGGACCCGATGCCGCCCAACATCTCCGACAGCGTGATCGTCCTGAAGGATCGCAAGGACTGGCCTAATCCGAGCCTGGAGAAAGAGGAACTGATCGAACGGCTGGAGGAGGTCGCGGGTCAGCAGATTGGCAACAATTTTGAGTTCAGCCAGCCGATCGAACTGCGCTTCAACGAACTGATCTCGGGCGTCCGCACCGATCTCGCCGTCATGGTCTACGGCGACGACTTCGACACGCTTCAGCGCGTGGCGGATCAGGTGGCGGCCTCTCTGCGCGAGACGACCGGCTCTGCGGACGTGCGGGTGGAACAGGCTTCCGGCCTGCCCACCCTGACCGTCAGCGTCGATCGCACCGCCGCCGCCAGTTATGGTCTGTCCGCCGCTGACGTTAGCGAAGCGGTCTCGGCCGGAATCGGCGGAGCCGAGGCCGGGCGCATCTTCGAGGGCGACCGGCGCTTCGACGTGGTCGTCCGTCTGCCCGACGACGCCCGCAACGATCCGGCAGCGCTGGCGGCTCTTCCGATCGTTTCGGACACCGGGGTGATTGTGCCGCTGTCGTCGGTGGCGCGTATCCAGACCGGCGAAGGTCCGAACCAGATCAGCCGCGAGAACGGCAGCCGTCGCATGGTGGTCCAGGCCAATGTGCGCGGCCGCGATCTGGGCGGCTTCGTCACAGACGCTCAGAGCCAGGTCGCGG
Coding sequences within it:
- a CDS encoding efflux RND transporter periplasmic adaptor subunit, which gives rise to MKRTPQISKTWLMAGVAAVVVLGGAGLYAMTRSPAEAPAAEGEAGHSEEEGEHAEGEEAGGEEGVVVLTAAQITAANIAIVAVTGGGGGETRLSGRVEPMIDARAAVAASVGGRVERVLVAPGRSVRAGQPLAILVSGDAASLRADADAAQANAIAAEQAHSREESLADQGVVARRDAEVAHAQALSAQAAARAARARASAAGSPNASGRLSVTSPISGVVTSVQVGPGGFAAQGGVIAEVTNPARVEIVFNAPPALAAQVRAGSAIRVQGPAGEFDAVVTGVAAGAGAESGATVIRARPTGGVLPPAGSAVSGTVVTGGAVSGLTVPSDAIQTVEGASVVFVRTAGGFRAVPVLAGRQAGDRTEILSGLTGAERIAGANAFLLKAELAKGEAEHGH
- a CDS encoding TolC family protein yields the protein MPPLKSGRSRLAIGCAVVAMATAVTGPAWADPAPSFEALLERIGLTPTTVEAGALLDAAEARVRQARVRPNPELGLEAENAFGSGPFSGYDNAETTLSLSQDLELWGRRGARVEVARADAGTAGLRRDLATVEAGARLALVYAEAEAAQRRFLLAEEALTVTIADTRAALILVEEGREPLLRGIQGESEAAAARATLDEAEAERDAAFARLTAVAMLPKPVTSIDTSLIDRVPAAAGVTPGATPQVRVAEAERAAAESRIEVERIRARPDVRASVGVRRYEAEDATALTFGLSVPLPLFDRNRGNIEAAQADFRAADARLMGARQEAEADRNAAEARLRASVSRVTASDAGVTAAEEAYRLSRIGFEAGRISQLELRSSRAALIAARNAAVDARLARVRAEIDLARLQGRAPFGTSL
- the groES gene encoding co-chaperone GroES, producing the protein MAFRPLGDRVLVKRVEEESKTKGGIIIPDTAKEKPQEGEVVAVGPGVRDEDGKHVALELKAGDRILFGKWSGTEVKIDGDDLIIMKESDVLGVLS
- a CDS encoding CusA/CzcA family heavy metal efflux RND transporter, with product MFTAIIQASVRFRWFVIIAVSLVAALGLFELTKLPIDAVPDITNRQVQITTVAPALAPEQIERQVTYPLETALAGIPGLTSTRSLSRNGFSQITAIFTDQTDIYFARQQVAERLAAASEGLPEGVEPGLSPITTGLGEVLMWTVDYVPFTTETLSRPGQPGWQAGGVYLTPEGERLTTPQQRATYLRTVQDWIIAPQMRTTSGLAGVDTVGGYVKEYAVRPNASQLAAYGLGLNDLVEAVERANTQAGAGYIQRAGEALVVRTDALALTIDDLAQAPVVNRGGLVVRVADVATVEIGQAPRLGGASRDGHEAVLGTALMIAGGNSRTVAQAAAERLAEVDDSLPPGIVALPVLNRSELVNSTISTVARNLTEGALLVVVVLFLLLGNIRAATITALMIPLSFLFAVIGMNRFGISGNLMSLGALDFGLMVDGAVVVIENTLLMLTQRRAAVGRMLTRHERLDVAVQSARQMVKPAAFGQLIILLVFAPLLMLEGVEGKTFQPMGATVMLALVGAFIFSFTFVPAMTALLVRDPKTVHVDADGQAVEHETWILRFARRFIQPAIKAAVARPKVVLISAVATLAIGAVSFMSLGREFIPTLDEGDIAMQALRVPSASLEQSLAMQMALERAIKAQPEVETMFSRTGTAEAAVDPMPPNISDSVIVLKDRKDWPNPSLEKEELIERLEEVAGQQIGNNFEFSQPIELRFNELISGVRTDLAVMVYGDDFDTLQRVADQVAASLRETTGSADVRVEQASGLPTLTVSVDRTAAASYGLSAADVSEAVSAGIGGAEAGRIFEGDRRFDVVVRLPDDARNDPAALAALPIVSDTGVIVPLSSVARIQTGEGPNQISRENGSRRMVVQANVRGRDLGGFVTDAQSQVAEIELPAGVYLDWGGQFENLKRAEQRFGLVIPVVFVLIGVLLFLALGSFAEAGLVFACVPLALVGGALALLLRGMPFSVSAAVGFIAVSGVATLNGLVLMQAIRERLTAGLTPYDAAIEGASSRLRAVLTTALVAIVGFIPMALAHGAGAEVQKPLATVVIGGLLTATILTLLVLPTFAARAVKHRASEGMDD
- the groL gene encoding chaperonin GroEL (60 kDa chaperone family; promotes refolding of misfolded polypeptides especially under stressful conditions; forms two stacked rings of heptamers to form a barrel-shaped 14mer; ends can be capped by GroES; misfolded proteins enter the barrel where they are refolded when GroES binds) — its product is MAAKIVKFNTDARDKMLKGVNVLADAVKVTLGPKGRNVVIQKSFGAPRSTKDGVSVAKEIELEDAFENMGAQMIREVASKANDNAGDGTTTATVLAQAIVQEGLKAVAAGMNPMDLKRGIDQAVAVALDEVKAISKPVSNNSEIAQVGTISANGDAEIGELIALAMAKVGNEGVITVEEAKTAETTVDIVEGMQFDRGYLSPYFITNADKMEVALEEPLILLHEKKLTSLQPMLPVLEAVVQSGRPLLIIAEDIEGEALATLVVNKLRGGLRVAAVKAPGFGDRRKAMLEDIAILTGGQVISEDLGIKLETVTLDMLGKAKKVQITKDDTTIVEGAGEKDGIEARVSQIKRQIEDTTSDYDKEKLQERLAKLAGGVAVLRVGGSTEVEVKEKKDRVDDALNATRAAADEGIVPGGGVALLQASKKLIDLKGANADQNAGIAIVRRALQAPIRQISENSGVEGSIVVGKVMESSDASFGFNAQTEEYGDLVQMGVIDPAKVVRSALKSAASVAGIMITTEAAIADAPKKGGAGAPDMGGMGGMGGMDF
- the pgi gene encoding glucose-6-phosphate isomerase; translated protein: MPQAAWTELEAVARRDADARIADQFAADPQRLSRMTVDAAGLHLDLSKQSWTRAGFDAALALARAADVEGRRAALFGGEAINITEGRAVLHPALRAPEGADFRALGEAVSAEVEAVRAQMRDYAHAVRSSIETGATGRPFEAVVHVGIGGSDLGPRLIWDALRPLDPAIDLRFVGNVDPRDMAEALTGLKPETTLVVIVSKTFTTQETLINAEAARAWLAAALPPEGLNRHVVGVTAAPEKAAAFGCGRTFAFRDWVGGRYSLWSAVSLSCAIGLGWDVFQGFLDGAAALDRHFLEAPLGANAPVLLALAQIYNVDGLHRPARTVAPYAHALRRLPAFLQQLEMESNGKRVRRDGSPVGRATCPVVFGEPGTNGQHAFFQQIHQGPQVVPAEFIIVASTLNGASESPLWANALAQGQALMQGKTEAQAHAELIASGASQVEADRLAPHKTFPGNRPSTAILMDRLTPQTLGALIALYEHKTFVEGVIWDINSFDQWGVELGKVLAKAVLKDVVAGAPSPALDPSTAALLRRLIA